The following are from one region of the Vitis riparia cultivar Riparia Gloire de Montpellier isolate 1030 chromosome 14, EGFV_Vit.rip_1.0, whole genome shotgun sequence genome:
- the LOC117930285 gene encoding lysine-specific demethylase JMJ25 isoform X1: MDHPRSTSGNGEDNVGIPEDLRCKRSDGKQWRCSAMSMPDKTVCEKHYIQAKKRAANSALRASLKKAKRKSLGETDVYLESKSDDFDMPLVNTKAADYPVSVSGNKYKEKVTKKQVRYSPETPPVRSVSIRSSLKPNDDSQRETQFEENRRSYRTTPLSVMDSSRTKSQRSLDVSAMADYSDGSTDSSDDENGGQTCHQCRRNDRDRVIWCLRCDKRGYCDSCISTWYSDIPLEEIQKICPACRGTCNCKVCLRGDNLIKVRIREIPVQDKLQYLHSLLSSVLPVVKQIHHEQCAELELDKRLHGARIKLERQRLNNDEQMCCNFCRVPIIDYHRHCMNCSYDLCLNCCQDLREASMLGTKGEAAEKETLSEQVKPTKLKLNLADKFPAWKGNDDGSIPCPPKDYGGCGFSSLTLTRIFKMNWVAKLVKNVEEMVTGCKVYDINSPQKTRSSDRFCQSAHREDSDDNFLYCPSSQDIKTEGIGNFRKHWIRGEPVIVKQVCDDSSISNWDPSVIWRGIRETSDEKMKDDNRTVKAIDCLDWSEVDIELGQFIKGYSEGRLRDDGWPEMLKLKDWPSPSASEELLLYQRPEFISKMPLLEYIHSKWGLLNVAAKLPHYSLQNDVGPNIFISYGTYEELGSSDSVTNLHLEMRDMVYLLVHTSEVKLKGRQEEKIEEGKEASMESEAKESPGDVQTSLDEGRTPDLSLGGHDQQGDHGEKLNNDKDEEMEDQGIDTTSSVEAKTVNCENLHRDNGDISQITHPGALWDVFRRQDVPKLIEYLQIHWEEFGKPTSATTDSVQHPLYEEAIFLNRHHKTQLKEEFGVEPWSFEQHLGQAIFIPAGCPFQSRNLQSIVQLGLDFLSPESLGEAVRLADEIRCLPTEHEAKRQVLEVGKISLYAASSAIKEVQKLVLDPKLGPELGFEDPNLTALVSENLEKMIRRRQVTCA; this comes from the exons ATGGATCATCCTCGGTCAACATCTGGGAATGGTGAGGATAATGTTGGGATTCCAGAGGATTTGCGTTGCAAGAGGTCAGATGGGAAACAGTGGAGATGCAGTGCCATGTCCATGCCAGATAAAACAGTATGCGAAAAGCACTACATCCAGGCAAAGAAAAGAGCTGCAAATTCTGCATTGAGAGCTAGCCTGAAGAAAGCCAAGAGGAAGTCCCTAGGTGAAACTGATGTTTACTTGGAGAGCAAGAGTGATGATTTTGACATGCCACTTGTCAACACAAAAGCTGCTGATTATCCTGTTTCGGTATCAGGAAATAAGTATAAGGAGAAGGTAACTAAGAAACAGGTACGCTATTCACCTGAAACACCTCCTGTTAGGAGTGTGTCCATACGCAGTTCTTTAAAGCCAAATGATgattcacaaagagagacacaGTTTGAAGAGAACAGGAGGTCTTATAGGACAACACCACTTTCTGTGATGGATTCCTCTAGGACCAAATCACAGAGGAGTTTGGATGTGAGTGCAATGGCG GATTACTCTGATGGAAGCACAGATTCTTCTGATGATGAAAATGGTGGGCAAACTTGCCATCAGTGTCGGAGGAACGATAGAGACAGAGTTATCTGGTGCCTTAGATGTGATAAGAGAGGATACTGTGATAGCTGCATCTCTACATG GTACTCAGATATCCCATTGGAAGAGATCCAGAAGATCTGTCCTGCATGTCGTGGTACTTGTAATTGTAAGGTTTGCTTACGTGGAGATAATTTGATAAAG GTAAGGATACGGGAGATTCCAGTCCAAGACAAGCTGCAATATCTCCACTCTTTACTATCTTCGGTGCTCCCGGTAGTTAAGCAGATCCACCATGAACAATGTGCTGAACTAGAACTGGATAAAAGGCTTCATG GAGCTAGAATAAAACTTGAGAGGCAAAGATTGAATAATGATGAACAGATGTGCTG CAATTTCTGTAGGGTACCTATTATTGATTACCACAGGCATTGTATGAATTGCTCGTATGACCTATGCCTTAATTGCTGTCAAGATCTTCGAGAAGCATCTATGCTTGGTACCAAAGGAGAAGCAGCAGAAAAAGAAACTTTGTCAGAACAAGTGAAACCaaccaaattgaaattaaatttagcaGATAAGTTTCCTGCTTGGAAAGGCAATGATGATGGCAGTATTCCATGCCCACCAAAGGATTATGGTGGCtgtggtttctcatcattaacTCTTACCCGCATTTTCAAGATGAATTGGGTTGCAAAGCTGGTAAAAAATGTGGAGGAGATGGTTACTGGCTGTAAGGTTTATGATATTAATAGTCCACAAAAAACCAGGTCAAGCGACAGGTTCTGCCAATCTGCACATAGAGAGGACAgtgatgataatttcttatattgTCCATCATCTCAAGATATCAAAACTGAAGGAATTGGAAATTTTCGAAAGCATTGGATCAGGGGAGAACCTGTTATTGTTAAGCAGGTGTGTGATGACTCGTCTATTTCAAACTGGGATCCATCGGTTATATGGAGAGGGATTAGAGAGACATCAGATGAGAAGATGAAAGATGATAACAGAACAGTCAAGGCCATAGACTGCTTAGACTGGTCTGAG GTTGATATTGAACTTGGTCAATTTATCAAAGGATACTCAGAGGGGCGACTTCGTGATGACGGGTGGCCAGAAATGTTGAAGTTGAAGGATTGGCCATCCCCCAGTGCTTCTGAAGAGTTATTGTTATACCAGAGACCTGAATTTATCAGTAAAATGCCATTACTTGAGTACATCCATTCAAAGTGGGGCCTTTTAAATGTTGCAGCAAAACTGCCTCATTACTCCTTGCAGAATGATGTAGGGCccaacatttttatttcttatgggACCTATGAGGAACTTGGTAGCAGTGATTCAGTGACCAACCTCCATTTAGAAATGCGTGACATG GTTTACCTACTGGTACACACATCTGAGGTCAAACTAAAAGGTCGGCAGGAGGAGAAGATTGAAGAGGGGAAAGAGGCCTCTATGGAGTCTGAGGCAAAAGAATCACCTGGAGATGTACAAACAAGTTTGGATGAGGGAAGAACCCCTGATTTATCACTTGGCGGACATGATCAACAGGGGGATCATGGGGAAAAGTTAAACAACGATAAGGATGAGGAAATGGAGGACCAGGGGATTGATACTACCTCTAGTGTTGAAGCGAAAACTGTCAACTGTGAAAACCTGCACAGAGATAATGGTGATATCTCCCAAATCACTCATCCAGGAGCTCTTTGGGATGTTTTCCGTCGGCAGGATGTTCCAAAGCTGATTGAGTATTTGCAAATTCATTGGGAGGAATTTGGGAAGCCTACCAGTGCAACAACTGATTCT GTTCAACATCCTCTTTATGAAGAAGCCATTTTTCTGAACAGGCATCATAAAACACAATTGAAAGAAGAATTTG GAGTTGAGCCTTGGTCATTTGAACAGCATTTGGGGCAAGCCATATTCATCCCTGCTGGTTGCCCTTTCCAATCGAGAAATCTTCAG TCTATAGTTCAGTTGGGCCTTGACTTTTTGTCGCCTGAGAGCCTAGGGGAGGCTGTGAGACTGGCTGATGAAATCCGATGTCTTCCAACTGAGCATGAGGCAAAGCGGCAAGTGTTGGAG GTGGGGAAGATATCACTATATGCAGCCAGTTCAGCTATTAAAGAAGTACAGAAGTTGGTTCTTGATCCAAA ACTCGGCCCAGAGCTTGGTTTCGAGGATCCAAATTTAACCGCATTGGTTTCTGAGAACCTGGAGAAGATGATTAGACGAAGGCAGGTCACTTGTGCTTGA
- the LOC117930285 gene encoding lysine-specific demethylase JMJ25 isoform X2: MDHPRSTSGNGEDNVGIPEDLRCKRSDGKQWRCSAMSMPDKTVCEKHYIQAKKRAANSALRASLKKAKRKSLGETDVYLESKSDDFDMPLVNTKAADYPVSVSGNKYKEKVTKKQVRYSPETPPVRSVSIRSSLKPNDDSQRETQFEENRRSYRTTPLSVMDSSRTKSQRSLDDYSDGSTDSSDDENGGQTCHQCRRNDRDRVIWCLRCDKRGYCDSCISTWYSDIPLEEIQKICPACRGTCNCKVCLRGDNLIKVRIREIPVQDKLQYLHSLLSSVLPVVKQIHHEQCAELELDKRLHGARIKLERQRLNNDEQMCCNFCRVPIIDYHRHCMNCSYDLCLNCCQDLREASMLGTKGEAAEKETLSEQVKPTKLKLNLADKFPAWKGNDDGSIPCPPKDYGGCGFSSLTLTRIFKMNWVAKLVKNVEEMVTGCKVYDINSPQKTRSSDRFCQSAHREDSDDNFLYCPSSQDIKTEGIGNFRKHWIRGEPVIVKQVCDDSSISNWDPSVIWRGIRETSDEKMKDDNRTVKAIDCLDWSEVDIELGQFIKGYSEGRLRDDGWPEMLKLKDWPSPSASEELLLYQRPEFISKMPLLEYIHSKWGLLNVAAKLPHYSLQNDVGPNIFISYGTYEELGSSDSVTNLHLEMRDMVYLLVHTSEVKLKGRQEEKIEEGKEASMESEAKESPGDVQTSLDEGRTPDLSLGGHDQQGDHGEKLNNDKDEEMEDQGIDTTSSVEAKTVNCENLHRDNGDISQITHPGALWDVFRRQDVPKLIEYLQIHWEEFGKPTSATTDSVQHPLYEEAIFLNRHHKTQLKEEFGVEPWSFEQHLGQAIFIPAGCPFQSRNLQSIVQLGLDFLSPESLGEAVRLADEIRCLPTEHEAKRQVLEVGKISLYAASSAIKEVQKLVLDPKLGPELGFEDPNLTALVSENLEKMIRRRQVTCA, translated from the exons ATGGATCATCCTCGGTCAACATCTGGGAATGGTGAGGATAATGTTGGGATTCCAGAGGATTTGCGTTGCAAGAGGTCAGATGGGAAACAGTGGAGATGCAGTGCCATGTCCATGCCAGATAAAACAGTATGCGAAAAGCACTACATCCAGGCAAAGAAAAGAGCTGCAAATTCTGCATTGAGAGCTAGCCTGAAGAAAGCCAAGAGGAAGTCCCTAGGTGAAACTGATGTTTACTTGGAGAGCAAGAGTGATGATTTTGACATGCCACTTGTCAACACAAAAGCTGCTGATTATCCTGTTTCGGTATCAGGAAATAAGTATAAGGAGAAGGTAACTAAGAAACAGGTACGCTATTCACCTGAAACACCTCCTGTTAGGAGTGTGTCCATACGCAGTTCTTTAAAGCCAAATGATgattcacaaagagagacacaGTTTGAAGAGAACAGGAGGTCTTATAGGACAACACCACTTTCTGTGATGGATTCCTCTAGGACCAAATCACAGAGGAGTTTGGAT GATTACTCTGATGGAAGCACAGATTCTTCTGATGATGAAAATGGTGGGCAAACTTGCCATCAGTGTCGGAGGAACGATAGAGACAGAGTTATCTGGTGCCTTAGATGTGATAAGAGAGGATACTGTGATAGCTGCATCTCTACATG GTACTCAGATATCCCATTGGAAGAGATCCAGAAGATCTGTCCTGCATGTCGTGGTACTTGTAATTGTAAGGTTTGCTTACGTGGAGATAATTTGATAAAG GTAAGGATACGGGAGATTCCAGTCCAAGACAAGCTGCAATATCTCCACTCTTTACTATCTTCGGTGCTCCCGGTAGTTAAGCAGATCCACCATGAACAATGTGCTGAACTAGAACTGGATAAAAGGCTTCATG GAGCTAGAATAAAACTTGAGAGGCAAAGATTGAATAATGATGAACAGATGTGCTG CAATTTCTGTAGGGTACCTATTATTGATTACCACAGGCATTGTATGAATTGCTCGTATGACCTATGCCTTAATTGCTGTCAAGATCTTCGAGAAGCATCTATGCTTGGTACCAAAGGAGAAGCAGCAGAAAAAGAAACTTTGTCAGAACAAGTGAAACCaaccaaattgaaattaaatttagcaGATAAGTTTCCTGCTTGGAAAGGCAATGATGATGGCAGTATTCCATGCCCACCAAAGGATTATGGTGGCtgtggtttctcatcattaacTCTTACCCGCATTTTCAAGATGAATTGGGTTGCAAAGCTGGTAAAAAATGTGGAGGAGATGGTTACTGGCTGTAAGGTTTATGATATTAATAGTCCACAAAAAACCAGGTCAAGCGACAGGTTCTGCCAATCTGCACATAGAGAGGACAgtgatgataatttcttatattgTCCATCATCTCAAGATATCAAAACTGAAGGAATTGGAAATTTTCGAAAGCATTGGATCAGGGGAGAACCTGTTATTGTTAAGCAGGTGTGTGATGACTCGTCTATTTCAAACTGGGATCCATCGGTTATATGGAGAGGGATTAGAGAGACATCAGATGAGAAGATGAAAGATGATAACAGAACAGTCAAGGCCATAGACTGCTTAGACTGGTCTGAG GTTGATATTGAACTTGGTCAATTTATCAAAGGATACTCAGAGGGGCGACTTCGTGATGACGGGTGGCCAGAAATGTTGAAGTTGAAGGATTGGCCATCCCCCAGTGCTTCTGAAGAGTTATTGTTATACCAGAGACCTGAATTTATCAGTAAAATGCCATTACTTGAGTACATCCATTCAAAGTGGGGCCTTTTAAATGTTGCAGCAAAACTGCCTCATTACTCCTTGCAGAATGATGTAGGGCccaacatttttatttcttatgggACCTATGAGGAACTTGGTAGCAGTGATTCAGTGACCAACCTCCATTTAGAAATGCGTGACATG GTTTACCTACTGGTACACACATCTGAGGTCAAACTAAAAGGTCGGCAGGAGGAGAAGATTGAAGAGGGGAAAGAGGCCTCTATGGAGTCTGAGGCAAAAGAATCACCTGGAGATGTACAAACAAGTTTGGATGAGGGAAGAACCCCTGATTTATCACTTGGCGGACATGATCAACAGGGGGATCATGGGGAAAAGTTAAACAACGATAAGGATGAGGAAATGGAGGACCAGGGGATTGATACTACCTCTAGTGTTGAAGCGAAAACTGTCAACTGTGAAAACCTGCACAGAGATAATGGTGATATCTCCCAAATCACTCATCCAGGAGCTCTTTGGGATGTTTTCCGTCGGCAGGATGTTCCAAAGCTGATTGAGTATTTGCAAATTCATTGGGAGGAATTTGGGAAGCCTACCAGTGCAACAACTGATTCT GTTCAACATCCTCTTTATGAAGAAGCCATTTTTCTGAACAGGCATCATAAAACACAATTGAAAGAAGAATTTG GAGTTGAGCCTTGGTCATTTGAACAGCATTTGGGGCAAGCCATATTCATCCCTGCTGGTTGCCCTTTCCAATCGAGAAATCTTCAG TCTATAGTTCAGTTGGGCCTTGACTTTTTGTCGCCTGAGAGCCTAGGGGAGGCTGTGAGACTGGCTGATGAAATCCGATGTCTTCCAACTGAGCATGAGGCAAAGCGGCAAGTGTTGGAG GTGGGGAAGATATCACTATATGCAGCCAGTTCAGCTATTAAAGAAGTACAGAAGTTGGTTCTTGATCCAAA ACTCGGCCCAGAGCTTGGTTTCGAGGATCCAAATTTAACCGCATTGGTTTCTGAGAACCTGGAGAAGATGATTAGACGAAGGCAGGTCACTTGTGCTTGA
- the LOC117930384 gene encoding acyl-CoA-binding domain-containing protein 4 isoform X2, which yields MSMAMARASSGLAYPDRFYAAASYAGFDGSPNSSSKGVSSKFSNDVALLLYALYQQATVGRCTIPKPRGWNPIEQSKWTSWHGLGNMAAAEAMRLFVKILEEEDPGWYSRASDFVAEPVVDVEINHHPKVEPVTENGNSFPETKTISHENGSMLETQDKDVVLEGLGSIAVYDQWIAPSVSGQRPKPRYEHGAAVVQDKMYIFGGNHNGRYLNDLQVLDLRSWTWSKVEVKAGTESLESPSTVPLPSCAGHSLIQWENKLLSIAGHTKDPSETIQVKAFDLQTCTWSTLKTYGKAPASRGGQSVTLVGTSLVIFGGQDAKRSLLNDLHLLDLETMTWDEIDAVGVPPSPRSDHAAAVHAERYLLIFGGGSHATCFNDLHVLDLQAMEWSRPTQQGDIPTPRAGHAGVPVGENWFIVGGGDNKSGVSETVVLNMSTLVWSVVTTVQGRVPLASEGLSLVVGSYNGEDVLISFGGYNGRYSNEVNVLKPSHKSSLQTKIMEPVPESVSAVHNATNATRDVESEFEAGQEGKIREIVMDNVDSEPMIKNEETGEGLIATLKSEKEELESSLNKEKTQSLQLKQELAEAETRNSDLYKELQSVRGQLAAEQSRCFKLEVDVAELRQKLQTMETLQKELELLQRQKAASEQALNAKQRQSSGGMWGWLAGTPNEKADDA from the exons ATGTCGATGGCCATGGCGAGGGCAAGCTCCGGCCTCGCTTATCCCGACCGCTTCTACGCTGCCGCCTCCTATGCCGGTTTCGATGGATCCCCCAATTCATCCTCCAAGGGCGTCAGCTCCAAGTTCTCAAACGACGTCGCTTTGCTCCTTTACGCCCTCTACCAACAG GCTACAGTAGGGCGATGTACCATTCCAAAGCCACGTGGTTGGAATCCCATTGAACAAAGCAAGTGGACGAG CTGGCATGGGCTTGGAAACATGGCTGCAGCAGAAGCAATGCGGCTTTTTGTGAAAATACTGGAG GAAGAAGATCCGGGGTGGTATTCAAGAGCATCTGACTTTGTTGCAGAGCCAGTGGTAGATGTGGAAATAAAT cATCATCCAAAAGTTGAACCAGTTACGGAGAATGGGAACTCTTTTCCTGAGACAAAGACTATTTCTCATGAAAATGGCAGCATGTTGGAAACTCAGGACAAGGATGTTGTCTTGGAGGGCCTTGGTTCAATTGCTGTCTATGATCAGTGGATTGCTCCTTCAGTGTCTGGTCAACGTCCTAAACCACGATATGAG CATGGAGCAGCAGTTGTTCAAgataaaatgtatatatttggTGGAAACCACAATGGTCGTTACCTTAATGATCTTCAG GTTCTTGATTTGAGAAGTTGGACCTGGTCCAAGGTTGAGGTTAAGGCCGGGACTGAGTCACTGGAGTCACCATCTACTGTACCATTACCTTCCTGTGCTGGTCATTCCTTG ATACAATGGGAAAATAAGCTTCTTTCAATTGCTGGACACACAAAAGATCCCTCTGAAACAATCCAAG TGAAGGCATTTGATCTGCAAACTTGTACATGGTCAACCTTAAAAACTTACGGCAAGGCACcg GCGTCAAGAGGAGGTCAATCTGTAACCCTTGTTGGGACAAGCTTGGTCATATTTGGTGGACAAGATGCAAAGAGATCTCTCTTGAATGATCTACATCTTCTTGACCTAGAAACAATGACCTGGGATGAAATAGATGCTGT GGGTGTGCCTCCATCTCCAAGGTCTGATCATGCTGCTGCAGTACATGCAGAGCGTTACCTTCTTATCTTTGGTGGTGGTTCACATGCTACTTGCTTCAATGATCTGCATGTCCTTGATTTGCAAGCT ATGGAATGGTCAAGACCCACTCAACAAGGTGACATACCGACTCCACGGGCTGGACATGCAGGTGTGCCAGTTGGGGAGAATTGGTTTATTGTTGGTGGTGGTGATAATAAAAGTG GGGTCTCTGAAACTGTTGTCTTGAACATGTCCACACTTGTGTGGTCAGTTGTAACTACCGTTCAAGGGCGTGTTCCTCTTGCTAGTGAG GGCTTGAGTTTGGTTGTAGGCTCCTATAATGGCGAAGATGTTCTCATATCTTTTGGAGGATACAATGGGCGGTACAGCAATGAG GTCAACGTTCTTAAACCTAGCCATAAATCAAGCTTGCAAACAAAAATAATGGAGCCTGTGCCTGAAAGCGTTTCTGCTGTGCATAATGCTACTAATGCCACCAGAGATGTTGAGTCTGAGTTTGAAGCAGGTCAAGAAGGAAAAATAAGGGAAATTGTTATGGACAATGTTGATTCAGAACCCATG ataaaaaatgaagaaactgGTGAAGGTCTTATTGCAACTCTGAAGTCAGAGAAAGAAGAGCTAGAATCATCACTCAACAAGGAGAAGACGCAGTCTCTCCAATTAAAGCAAGAGTTAGCAGAAGCTGAGACTCGAAACTCAGACCTGTACAAG GAGCTCCAATCAGTACGTGGTCAACTTGCTGCTGAGCAGTCAAGATGTTTCAAACTTGAG GTGGACGTTGCAGAACTTCGACAAAAGCTACAGACAATGGAGACCCTACAAAAGGAACTTGAGCTGCTACAGAGACAAAAGGCTGCCTCAGAACAAGCTTTAAACGCAAAACAGAGGCAGAGCTCAGGTGGCATGTGGGGTTGGCTTGCTGGAACACCAAATGAAAAAGCCGATGATGCCTGA
- the LOC117930384 gene encoding acyl-CoA-binding domain-containing protein 4 isoform X1 yields the protein MSMAMARASSGLAYPDRFYAAASYAGFDGSPNSSSKGVSSKFSNDVALLLYALYQQATVGRCTIPKPRGWNPIEQSKWTSWHGLGNMAAAEAMRLFVKILEEEDPGWYSRASDFVAEPVVDVEINHHPKVEPVTENGNSFPETKTISHENGSMLETQDKDVVLEGLGSIAVYDQWIAPSVSGQRPKPRYEHGAAVVQDKMYIFGGNHNGRYLNDLQVLDLRSWTWSKVEVKAGTESLESPSTVPLPSCAGHSLIQWENKLLSIAGHTKDPSETIQVKAFDLQTCTWSTLKTYGKAPASRGGQSVTLVGTSLVIFGGQDAKRSLLNDLHLLDLETMTWDEIDAVGVPPSPRSDHAAAVHAERYLLIFGGGSHATCFNDLHVLDLQAMEWSRPTQQGDIPTPRAGHAGVPVGENWFIVGGGDNKSGVSETVVLNMSTLVWSVVTTVQGRVPLASEGLSLVVGSYNGEDVLISFGGYNGRYSNEVNVLKPSHKSSLQTKIMEPVPESVSAVHNATNATRDVESEFEAGQEGKIREIVMDNVDSEPMKIKNEETGEGLIATLKSEKEELESSLNKEKTQSLQLKQELAEAETRNSDLYKELQSVRGQLAAEQSRCFKLEVDVAELRQKLQTMETLQKELELLQRQKAASEQALNAKQRQSSGGMWGWLAGTPNEKADDA from the exons ATGTCGATGGCCATGGCGAGGGCAAGCTCCGGCCTCGCTTATCCCGACCGCTTCTACGCTGCCGCCTCCTATGCCGGTTTCGATGGATCCCCCAATTCATCCTCCAAGGGCGTCAGCTCCAAGTTCTCAAACGACGTCGCTTTGCTCCTTTACGCCCTCTACCAACAG GCTACAGTAGGGCGATGTACCATTCCAAAGCCACGTGGTTGGAATCCCATTGAACAAAGCAAGTGGACGAG CTGGCATGGGCTTGGAAACATGGCTGCAGCAGAAGCAATGCGGCTTTTTGTGAAAATACTGGAG GAAGAAGATCCGGGGTGGTATTCAAGAGCATCTGACTTTGTTGCAGAGCCAGTGGTAGATGTGGAAATAAAT cATCATCCAAAAGTTGAACCAGTTACGGAGAATGGGAACTCTTTTCCTGAGACAAAGACTATTTCTCATGAAAATGGCAGCATGTTGGAAACTCAGGACAAGGATGTTGTCTTGGAGGGCCTTGGTTCAATTGCTGTCTATGATCAGTGGATTGCTCCTTCAGTGTCTGGTCAACGTCCTAAACCACGATATGAG CATGGAGCAGCAGTTGTTCAAgataaaatgtatatatttggTGGAAACCACAATGGTCGTTACCTTAATGATCTTCAG GTTCTTGATTTGAGAAGTTGGACCTGGTCCAAGGTTGAGGTTAAGGCCGGGACTGAGTCACTGGAGTCACCATCTACTGTACCATTACCTTCCTGTGCTGGTCATTCCTTG ATACAATGGGAAAATAAGCTTCTTTCAATTGCTGGACACACAAAAGATCCCTCTGAAACAATCCAAG TGAAGGCATTTGATCTGCAAACTTGTACATGGTCAACCTTAAAAACTTACGGCAAGGCACcg GCGTCAAGAGGAGGTCAATCTGTAACCCTTGTTGGGACAAGCTTGGTCATATTTGGTGGACAAGATGCAAAGAGATCTCTCTTGAATGATCTACATCTTCTTGACCTAGAAACAATGACCTGGGATGAAATAGATGCTGT GGGTGTGCCTCCATCTCCAAGGTCTGATCATGCTGCTGCAGTACATGCAGAGCGTTACCTTCTTATCTTTGGTGGTGGTTCACATGCTACTTGCTTCAATGATCTGCATGTCCTTGATTTGCAAGCT ATGGAATGGTCAAGACCCACTCAACAAGGTGACATACCGACTCCACGGGCTGGACATGCAGGTGTGCCAGTTGGGGAGAATTGGTTTATTGTTGGTGGTGGTGATAATAAAAGTG GGGTCTCTGAAACTGTTGTCTTGAACATGTCCACACTTGTGTGGTCAGTTGTAACTACCGTTCAAGGGCGTGTTCCTCTTGCTAGTGAG GGCTTGAGTTTGGTTGTAGGCTCCTATAATGGCGAAGATGTTCTCATATCTTTTGGAGGATACAATGGGCGGTACAGCAATGAG GTCAACGTTCTTAAACCTAGCCATAAATCAAGCTTGCAAACAAAAATAATGGAGCCTGTGCCTGAAAGCGTTTCTGCTGTGCATAATGCTACTAATGCCACCAGAGATGTTGAGTCTGAGTTTGAAGCAGGTCAAGAAGGAAAAATAAGGGAAATTGTTATGGACAATGTTGATTCAGAACCCATG aagataaaaaatgaagaaactgGTGAAGGTCTTATTGCAACTCTGAAGTCAGAGAAAGAAGAGCTAGAATCATCACTCAACAAGGAGAAGACGCAGTCTCTCCAATTAAAGCAAGAGTTAGCAGAAGCTGAGACTCGAAACTCAGACCTGTACAAG GAGCTCCAATCAGTACGTGGTCAACTTGCTGCTGAGCAGTCAAGATGTTTCAAACTTGAG GTGGACGTTGCAGAACTTCGACAAAAGCTACAGACAATGGAGACCCTACAAAAGGAACTTGAGCTGCTACAGAGACAAAAGGCTGCCTCAGAACAAGCTTTAAACGCAAAACAGAGGCAGAGCTCAGGTGGCATGTGGGGTTGGCTTGCTGGAACACCAAATGAAAAAGCCGATGATGCCTGA